In the Marinomonas algicola genome, one interval contains:
- a CDS encoding ribbon-helix-helix domain-containing protein: MCKLFINADPELWGSSTKSLRIDGMVTSIRLENYFWTILEEIASRDDMNIPQMITRLYHESIDAGHDLGNFTSFLRVCAMRYLSLQKSGDIPLNRHKSINSLNADAILKSESQRKVSYLAKH, encoded by the coding sequence ATGTGTAAACTGTTTATTAATGCAGACCCAGAACTATGGGGAAGTTCAACAAAGTCATTACGTATTGATGGCATGGTCACAAGCATTCGTCTTGAAAATTACTTTTGGACAATACTTGAAGAAATTGCTTCCCGAGATGACATGAATATACCACAAATGATCACTCGGCTTTATCATGAATCCATTGATGCAGGCCATGATTTAGGTAATTTCACTTCCTTTTTACGTGTCTGTGCCATGCGCTACCTATCTTTACAAAAAAGCGGTGATATCCCACTAAATCGGCATAAATCGATTAACTCACTTAATGCAGACGCCATTTTAAAAAGTGAATCTCAGCGTAAGGTAAGCTACCTTGCTAAGCATTAA
- the rsmS gene encoding pleiotropic regulatory protein RsmS produces MSLENAPKHIQLAVDLIDLLETNNIDTEVAIQALEIVLKDFKQKHTSPQGIGTN; encoded by the coding sequence ATGTCACTTGAAAACGCACCTAAACACATTCAACTTGCTGTTGATTTAATTGATCTTTTAGAAACGAATAATATTGATACTGAGGTGGCGATCCAGGCACTAGAAATTGTCTTAAAGGATTTCAAGCAAAAACACACATCGCCTCAGGGCATCGGTACTAACTGA
- a CDS encoding YfgM family protein, whose product MSELKTEEEQIEAFKAWWKKNGTSLVLAVSIGVAGYFGSQAWFQSQENHVTEASALYQNMVQAAADLTTENNQKTVSFIAGQLLDDYSDTGYAAFGQLYVARIAAENGEFENAIAALKQAQEKTDDASLNAIADLRIARLLLESKELDAALAQVNKVSFEEFTVQKQELKGDILLASGKKDEARVAYEAASNALSANTSHPLLNIKLQDLVKS is encoded by the coding sequence AGAATGGAACCTCTTTGGTGCTTGCTGTCTCAATTGGTGTGGCAGGCTATTTTGGATCCCAAGCTTGGTTTCAAAGTCAAGAAAATCATGTTACTGAAGCCTCTGCTTTGTATCAAAATATGGTACAAGCGGCCGCCGATTTAACGACTGAAAATAATCAAAAAACGGTTTCTTTTATCGCAGGTCAACTACTTGATGATTATTCCGATACGGGTTATGCGGCTTTTGGTCAGCTGTATGTAGCACGTATAGCGGCCGAAAACGGAGAATTTGAAAACGCTATTGCGGCATTAAAACAAGCTCAAGAGAAGACCGATGATGCTTCTTTGAATGCAATCGCAGATCTAAGAATTGCACGTCTATTGCTTGAGAGTAAAGAATTGGATGCGGCTTTAGCGCAAGTTAATAAAGTATCGTTCGAAGAATTTACCGTGCAAAAGCAAGAACTAAAAGGCGATATTTTACTGGCTTCTGGTAAAAAAGATGAAGCGAGAGTGGCCTATGAGGCGGCCAGTAACGCTTTATCTGCTAATACGTCACATCCACTACTTAATATTAAATTGCAGGATTTGGTGAAGAGCTAA
- the bamB gene encoding outer membrane protein assembly factor BamB gives MMFKKLILSVAMFSLFLQGCALTYPPLPEPEVMINKVDLRTDWRKGVNGGFGESSERFTLVPHGDFLYFTTNKGVVYKLRKSSGSRIASFESDLDVSAGVALNGDTVYLGTYNAELVSISLSEQKVLWKKVLTSEILSEPTYASNKLAVQTADGWLSLLSANTGDTLWRIKEDLPALTVRGTSSPLIQDGKVIAGFSNGKIKAFSLLNGSEQWSYEVRKPTGRYEIERLSDVDGRLVVENGIVYATAYNGTVTAVNLANGRLLWQRSIPSALSVSIKDDVLIAVDLESNVVALNALNGAELWTNDSLKGRDLGSPAFLGEYVAVIDRAGYVHLLNSKNGNVEARKVADLNLPPGSRMVSDGQQLFILTRNEQVTALTY, from the coding sequence ATGATGTTTAAAAAACTCATCTTAAGTGTGGCCATGTTTTCTCTGTTTTTACAGGGATGTGCATTAACTTATCCACCTCTGCCTGAGCCAGAAGTGATGATTAATAAAGTTGACCTACGCACAGACTGGCGAAAGGGTGTCAATGGTGGCTTTGGAGAATCCAGTGAACGTTTTACTCTCGTTCCTCATGGAGATTTCCTCTACTTCACGACTAATAAAGGTGTAGTGTATAAATTACGCAAAAGCTCCGGTAGTCGAATTGCGTCATTTGAATCCGATCTAGATGTGAGTGCGGGTGTTGCTCTTAATGGCGATACCGTTTATTTAGGGACGTATAATGCGGAACTTGTGTCGATTTCCCTATCTGAGCAAAAGGTATTATGGAAAAAGGTACTGACTTCTGAGATTTTATCAGAACCGACTTACGCCTCTAATAAGCTAGCGGTTCAAACAGCCGATGGGTGGTTAAGTTTATTAAGCGCTAACACGGGCGATACGCTGTGGCGGATCAAAGAAGACTTACCCGCCTTGACGGTTAGAGGTACCAGTTCACCTTTGATTCAAGATGGAAAGGTTATTGCGGGCTTTTCTAATGGAAAAATAAAGGCTTTCAGCTTATTAAATGGCTCAGAGCAATGGTCATATGAAGTTCGCAAGCCGACTGGGCGTTATGAAATTGAACGTTTGAGCGATGTTGATGGCCGTTTAGTCGTTGAAAATGGTATTGTGTATGCAACGGCTTATAATGGCACAGTAACCGCCGTCAATTTAGCTAACGGTCGCTTGTTGTGGCAGCGCAGTATTCCAAGTGCGTTAAGTGTTTCAATCAAAGATGATGTGTTGATCGCGGTTGATTTAGAGAGCAATGTCGTTGCTTTGAATGCCCTTAATGGCGCAGAATTGTGGACTAATGACTCTTTAAAAGGCCGTGATTTAGGTTCGCCTGCTTTTTTAGGTGAATACGTTGCTGTTATTGATAGAGCTGGATATGTACATTTGTTAAACAGTAAAAACGGTAATGTTGAAGCAAGAAAAGTGGCCGACCTTAACTTACCTCCGGGTAGCAGAATGGTGTCGGATGGACAACAATTGTTTATACTTACACGTAATGAACAAGTAACCGCACTTACTTACTAA
- a CDS encoding iron-containing alcohol dehydrogenase has translation MNFSYSNKTQIQFGEDSIATVNTLIPTDKKILVIYGGGSIKKNGVYDQVCTALKDHAWVEFSGVEPNPTVETLDKAVTLARDEKIDFILAVGGGSVIDGSKYVAASIGYDGDGWDILTGDHQVTDAIPLGAILTLPATGSESNAGAVITKKTTQDKLAFMDPKVLPVFAVLDPNVIKTLPERQLINGIVDAFVHVCEQYITVKTDAWVQEGYAEVLLRNLVKLAESYDQRDSSEWRSNLMWTANQALNGLIGTGGPQDWATHMIGHELTAHYGVDHARTLALVQPSLLRNQLAVKKDKLEQMGTNVFGLPKSDTLALDAIDAIESLYNALGVATHLKDADINADEAIPAIIRSLEKHGGVALGEHQAITLDVTKAILKSAA, from the coding sequence ATGAATTTCAGCTATTCAAACAAGACCCAAATACAGTTTGGAGAAGACAGCATCGCCACTGTTAATACTTTAATTCCTACCGATAAGAAAATATTGGTTATTTACGGTGGAGGCTCAATCAAAAAAAATGGTGTCTATGATCAAGTTTGTACAGCCTTAAAAGATCATGCATGGGTAGAATTTTCTGGTGTTGAACCTAACCCAACGGTGGAAACCCTAGACAAAGCCGTAACCTTAGCACGCGATGAAAAAATTGATTTTATCCTCGCTGTTGGTGGTGGCTCAGTGATTGATGGCAGTAAATATGTAGCGGCCTCTATCGGCTATGATGGCGATGGCTGGGACATACTGACAGGTGACCATCAGGTAACTGACGCCATCCCACTTGGTGCTATTTTGACACTGCCGGCTACCGGTTCTGAATCCAACGCAGGGGCCGTTATTACCAAAAAAACAACCCAAGACAAATTGGCCTTTATGGACCCAAAAGTTCTACCTGTTTTTGCAGTACTGGATCCAAATGTCATAAAAACCTTACCTGAACGACAGTTGATTAATGGAATAGTGGATGCTTTTGTTCATGTCTGTGAACAGTATATAACGGTTAAAACGGATGCTTGGGTACAAGAAGGCTATGCGGAAGTATTGCTTCGTAACCTTGTTAAACTTGCTGAAAGCTATGATCAGAGAGACTCATCTGAGTGGCGTAGCAACTTAATGTGGACAGCGAATCAAGCCCTAAATGGGCTGATTGGAACGGGTGGTCCACAAGATTGGGCCACTCATATGATTGGGCACGAACTGACGGCTCATTATGGGGTTGATCATGCGCGAACCCTTGCTTTGGTACAACCCTCTCTGCTGCGCAACCAACTGGCCGTTAAGAAAGATAAACTAGAGCAAATGGGTACAAATGTCTTTGGCCTTCCAAAATCCGATACGCTGGCATTAGACGCCATAGATGCTATTGAATCCTTATATAACGCATTAGGCGTTGCGACGCATTTAAAAGACGCTGATATCAATGCTGATGAAGCTATCCCAGCGATTATCCGCTCTCTTGAAAAGCACGGTGGAGTAGCGTTAGGAGAGCATCAAGCGATTACTTTGGATGTGACTAAGGCCATTCTTAAAAGTGCCGCTTAA
- the der gene encoding ribosome biogenesis GTPase Der, which translates to MIPVIALVGRPNVGKSTLFNQMTRSRDALVADYPGLTRDRKYGDGKVGEHEFIVIDTGGISGDEVGIDEKMARQSLLAIEEADAVLFLVDGRHGLNPADEMIADHLRRSNKPIYLVVNKTDGINEDIALADFYSMGLGDLHPIAASHGKGVHILVDKVLLPFAERIQEARDQIDIESKGIRIGVVGRPNVGKSTLVNRMLGEDRVVVFDMPGTTRDSVYIPYTRYDKEYTLIDTAGVRRRKHIKEAVEKFSIVKTLKAIQDANVVIVVIDAQEDLVEQDLHMIGYVLDAGRGVVIAINKWDGMKKDDREHIKKEVERRLGFIPYAKVHYISALHGTAVGDLYDTIEDTYESCYAKWSTNRLTRILEDAVAEHQPPMVRGRRIKLRYAHQGGSNPPRIVVHGNQTDSLPGSYKKFLENKFRQVLNIMGTPISFEFKSSDNPFATKK; encoded by the coding sequence ATGATCCCAGTTATTGCATTGGTTGGTAGACCCAATGTTGGCAAGTCGACTTTGTTTAATCAGATGACTCGCTCTCGTGATGCCCTAGTAGCCGATTACCCAGGTTTGACTCGTGACCGAAAATACGGTGACGGCAAGGTAGGTGAACATGAATTTATTGTTATTGATACTGGTGGTATTAGTGGTGATGAAGTTGGTATCGATGAAAAAATGGCTCGCCAATCATTATTAGCGATTGAAGAAGCGGATGCCGTGTTGTTTTTGGTCGATGGTCGTCATGGTCTTAATCCGGCAGATGAAATGATTGCTGATCATTTGCGTCGCTCCAATAAACCCATTTATTTAGTCGTCAATAAAACCGATGGTATCAATGAAGATATTGCATTGGCTGATTTCTATTCGATGGGTCTAGGCGACTTGCATCCGATTGCGGCCTCCCATGGTAAAGGCGTACATATCCTTGTTGATAAAGTGTTGTTACCATTTGCTGAGCGCATTCAAGAAGCCCGTGATCAAATCGATATTGAGTCAAAAGGCATACGTATTGGTGTGGTAGGCCGTCCAAATGTTGGCAAATCTACTTTGGTAAACCGCATGTTAGGTGAAGATCGTGTTGTGGTCTTCGATATGCCGGGCACAACAAGAGACAGTGTTTATATCCCTTATACACGTTACGATAAGGAATATACCTTGATTGATACGGCTGGTGTTCGTCGTCGTAAGCACATTAAAGAAGCCGTTGAAAAATTCTCGATTGTAAAAACGCTTAAGGCCATTCAAGACGCGAACGTCGTTATTGTTGTTATTGATGCGCAAGAGGATTTGGTTGAGCAGGATCTGCATATGATTGGCTATGTGCTGGATGCTGGTCGCGGTGTCGTCATTGCTATTAATAAATGGGATGGCATGAAAAAAGATGACCGAGAGCACATCAAGAAAGAAGTGGAACGCCGCTTAGGTTTTATTCCTTATGCTAAAGTCCACTATATATCTGCACTTCATGGCACGGCGGTTGGCGATTTATATGACACGATTGAAGATACTTATGAATCTTGTTATGCGAAATGGTCAACGAATCGATTAACTCGAATTCTTGAAGACGCCGTAGCAGAGCATCAACCACCTATGGTTAGAGGTCGACGTATTAAATTACGTTATGCCCACCAAGGAGGGTCTAATCCTCCAAGAATCGTGGTTCATGGTAATCAAACGGACTCTCTACCGGGAAGCTATAAAAAATTCTTAGAGAACAAATTTCGCCAAGTGCTGAATATCATGGGCACCCCGATTTCTTTTGAATTTAAATCGTCGGACAACCCATTTGCTACTAAAAAGTAA
- a CDS encoding DJ-1/PfpI family protein, translating into MKNKKILMITGDFTEDYETMVPFQALLSNGYDVDAVCPDKKAGESIKTAIHDFEGDQTYTEKVGHNFVLNATFEEIDPLSYDALVIPGGRAPEYLRLNSTVLAHIRHFFDANKPVAVICHGAQLLSAAGVLEGRTCSAYPACRYEVEASHGKYADIPVDQAITDGNLVTAPAWPAHPAWLAQFYTLLEE; encoded by the coding sequence ATGAAAAATAAAAAAATCCTGATGATTACAGGTGATTTCACCGAAGATTATGAAACCATGGTGCCTTTCCAGGCCTTGCTCTCAAATGGTTATGACGTTGACGCTGTTTGCCCTGACAAAAAAGCAGGTGAAAGCATAAAAACAGCCATTCATGATTTTGAAGGAGATCAGACTTACACAGAAAAAGTAGGACATAACTTTGTGTTAAATGCTACTTTTGAAGAAATAGACCCTCTCAGCTATGATGCCTTAGTCATCCCAGGCGGTAGAGCCCCTGAGTATTTACGCTTAAACTCAACCGTTCTTGCGCATATTCGCCACTTTTTCGATGCCAATAAACCTGTTGCCGTCATTTGTCATGGCGCCCAACTACTCAGCGCCGCCGGTGTATTGGAAGGCCGAACCTGCTCTGCTTACCCAGCATGTCGTTACGAAGTCGAAGCCTCTCATGGTAAATACGCCGATATTCCTGTCGATCAAGCCATAACAGACGGTAACCTTGTTACGGCCCCGGCTTGGCCTGCACACCCAGCTTGGCTAGCTCAATTCTATACACTATTAGAAGAGTAA